In one window of Plasmodium berghei ANKA genome assembly, chromosome: 14 DNA:
- a CDS encoding BIR protein, whose protein sequence is MNDDLCQKFDLLRMHLPDELRGTARYEFKKINNYKKYCPSENCNTDLEKITIGFLWLLEHCYSISKDRNYNENNTNTFFLYMISWFSYQLNQIAGNGSTKINDFYTNHVINNRKYDNFTNTAYKFTEIKEFINERKNLLNINIKDMSKFYDAFKLICSMYGNVAKNEKGGILSNNANDFVNKYTELKDGSNIEGTLHSQILSALLTDYDNIKKKCNNIPSLLETKIEQTTVIKSENNFEQTSAQTSRVTSSSPIGNKLFIVLSIFGAIAFFWGISYKYSLFGFRKRAQKQYLREKLKK, encoded by the exons ATGAATGATGATCTA TGTCAAAAATTTGATCTTTTGAGGATGCATTTACCCGATGAATTAAGGGGAACCGCAAGatatgaatttaaaaaaattaataattacaAAAAGTATTGCCCTAGTGAAAACTGCAATACTGATCTcgaaaaaattacaattgGATTTTTATGGTTACTTGAACACTGCTATTCTATATCCAAAGATagaaattataatgaaaataatactaaTACATTTTTCCTATATATGATTTCATGGTTTAGTTACCAATTAAATCAAATCGCAGGGAACGGTTCCACCAAAATAAACGATTTTTATACTAATCATGTAATTAATAATCgtaaatatgataattttacaaatacTGCCTATAAATTTACAGAAATTAAGGAATTCATAAATGAACGAAAAAATTTGTtgaatattaatattaaagatatgtctaaattttatgatgCATTCAAATTAATATGTAGTATGTATGGTAATGTTGCAAAGAATGAAAAAGGCGGCATACTGTCAAATAATGCGAATGATTTTGTTAACAAATATACAGAACTTAAAGATGGCAGTAATATTGAAGGTACCCTACATAGTCAAATATTGTCTGCTTTATTAACTgattatgataatataaaaaagaaatgtaACAATATTCCATCCCTTCTAGAGACAAAAATAGAACAAACTACTGTAATAAAAtctgaaaataattttgaacaAACTTCTGCACAAACATCTAGAGTTACATCAAGTTCGCCGATAggaaacaaattatttatagttTTATCGATATTTGGTGCAATAGCATTTTTTTGGGGAATATCCTATAAG tattcGTTATTTGGATTTCGGAAACGAGCtcaaaaacaatatttaagagaaaaactaaaaaaataa